CACAACTCATCTAGACAAGCAGACTGCATCTTGACTTCTCTCATCTGGCTGCACACTTTATACCATTTATTCTTGGCCATAACAAGGGTGTGACTAACGCtggcttctgcttcctgtctgcttcaCTAACCTCTGCCTCAGGATCTCCTGGGAAAGACGACCCCTACGATGTCGGTGGGTACTGCATCTCTACCCGCCAGCAAGTTGCACACATATTATTGTGTGTTGTTTGCTATTGATTTACTTCCTGACCTTTTGAAATCAGGCTTGTCGATGAGAACTCATTCAGGATTCATGGGAAAAACATGAACTCAGTTCTGGAgtaaatgcatttattcattcaatatGAACATTATCGACAATTTACCCAGATTACCTATAGAAAGAGTATCATGGCACGATGATCTTTACCAGCGTGATACTCAAGTAGCCTGAtggaattgtgtttttattcttaaGGGCAACCAGAGAAGTGGGAGTGCATCCTGGCTGATCAGTCCCCGCTGTCCTCTGGAGTGGACTCTGGACAGCAGTCCCTGCTCTCACCAGAAAATAGGAAGAGTCAGAGAGGCATCAAAAAACTGTGGGGGAAGTAAGCACTCACACGTGATTAATGTCCCTGCTACTACTAAAcacagtggaaccttggttctcGAACATAACTCGTTCCGTAATAACTGTTTcaaaactgaaaatatatttcccataagtaataatggaaactagataaATACCTACATTTATACTAATATGTAACTAcctgtatctaaacaacagataacacatacaAGTGttagtataaaaaaaacaaaggtataataaaagttaattcaacagagagagcaaaggggagtagaggcacctgctgtggaccaggaagtgacaaagattagcacgagtgaagttagaaaggcgatgaagaggatgaaggcagtTGGGCTGGAcaacatacctgtggaggtttGGAAGTGTCTATGAGAGGTAGCTGTATAGTTTataacggggttgtttaatacaatcctagaggggaagaagatgccagaggaatggaggagaagtgtgctggtgcccattttcaagaagaagggagacacatAGAGTTGTAGAAATTATAGCGGGATAAAGCCGATGAGTcctacgatgaagttatgggaaaaagtagttgaggctgactaaggacagaagtaagtatttgtgagcagcagtatggctttatgctgaggaatAATAAGAATAAGCACAGAGAGATGCTGATGAATACCCAAAGTAGTGCTTTGAACTGTGGCTCATGGATCCTATTGGACAATCCAAGTAGCTGCCGTGCATTTTGGGAACAGGCAGTAATGAATAAACTCAAATCAAAGTCTGAGAATGGCCCAATGACCCAACAGAGATGCAGTCATTTCTCACACACTCATCTGTGCTTTGGTTTATCCCCAGGATCCGCCGCAGCCAGTCAGGAAGTCCTGGCCAGGGTCTCGACCCTGAGCTGGGTGAGTTCACGAGGGGGGGCTTCAGAGCGACCGCCGGACCGCGACTGGCCCGACCGGGGAACACGCGGTACAAAAGCACACCATAAAGTTCTCGTATGAATGGGAGGCATGTGCTTCCCTGCTAGATGATAATCTTCTGCACCTTTTGTCACCGTGCCAGAGACCTGAAGATGCCTTTTTCTAAATGGAACACTGACCAGGTGTGTGATTGGCTCGAGGAAATTGGGCTCGGTCAGTACGGCATCCTCGCTTGCCACTGGGTCAGCAGCGGTCAGACTCTCCTGTCGGCCTCTTCCCAGGACCTGGAGCGGGTAAGCGCACGTACGCCACCTCCTCGGTACAGAGTGCATCGGAGATATCTGTCAGGATCAGCTGACAAAATCATCTTCCATCCAGCCTGTCAGACATTTTTCAGTTCCGCCCGTCAGATCACACCCGGTTGTCTTCTCGCCGTTTAGCGACGCCTGCCTCTGCCTTTCAACTCTTAGTTAGTTAGTTTCACTCTCAGCATTGTCACGTCATCCACCTGACGTATCGGTTCTGTCTCAGGTgaacctgtgatgtcatctgaGAGATTTAAGTTACTATGACAACATGAAATGAGCACTGTCTCCTCCAGGAGCTGGCCGTGAAGAATCCGCTCCACAGGAAGAAGCTGCAGTTGGCCATCAAGGCGATCGGCAGCAGGCAGCCTGAGAAGTCTGCAGAGCTCGATCACATCTGGGTCACTCGTATGTACTGAAAGAAATCACTGGCTGACGTCTCCCTGAGGTTCCTCCATTAGAACGTCCATGTGTTATGTTCTGAAGGTTGGCTCGACGACATCGGCCTCCCGCAGTACAAAGACCAGTTCAATGACGGACGAGTGGACGGGCAGATGCTGCAGTACCTCACTGTGGTGCGTTTCACATTTAAGTCAGagctttgtttattttaatgaatgaatttgtcTATTTTGGcaaaaagcctccattagtTGCTCACTTCTTCTGCGTGCTGTTTTAGTTGCGCTCATCTTGCCGTCTGCTCTCAATCCTAGAATGACTTGTTATACCTTAAAGTGACCAGCCAGCTGCATCACCTCAGCATCAAGTGCGCCATTCATGTCCTCCAAGTCAACAAGTTCCACCCGAACTGCCTGAAACGCCGGCCCAGCAATGAGGTAAGAAGGTTTgctttaaaggtcccacattatactctttttttttcacaatttaACACAGTTCCCAGACATTTATAAGAAATATCtgagacagtctttggtcaaaatagcaaacagatgctgcaggacagcgtccctcttgtctgtctcaagcagatgctgcaggacagcgtccctcatttctgtctcaaacagatgctgcaggacagcgtccctcttgtctgtctcaagcagatgctgcaagacagcgtccctcttgtctgtctcaaacagatgctgcaggacagcgtccctcttgtctgtctcaagcagctctgccagaaaagcctctgaaaatgaaaactaaactaaattatATGTGCAGACAATGaacgtgcatgcatgtgcacacacatgttgtgcacgttctaacaatgtgacgtcacagtaagagagatttcttccagaagcgtttctgtacttgactACAGAACTATACTCAGAGTACGcaggatcgactggatggtttattcagaccaaactcaccataatataGTAGAAACATggagaaagtgagtttttcataatacgGGACCTTTAAAAGGTTTTACAAAGAAAGAAGGGTTTAGTGATCCTTCTTATTCCTACGTTTTTCactccttgtgtgtgtttttatttatttattgagatgTGGATATGCTATTAGACTTTGTAAACCGGCTTGTCGGGTCAGATGCGATATGCACGGTTTGACCTACAGCAAGGCGGTCGcctgtgtttcctgttttagaGCCAGTTCGCTCCCAGTGAGGTGGTCCAGTGGTCCAACCACAGGGTGATGGAGTGGCTGAGATCTGTGGATCTGGCAGAGTACGCCCCAAACCTGAGGGGCAGTGGCGTCCACGGAGGCCTCGCAGTGAGTGTCCACAAGTAATCACCCGGCGCACAGGCTAAACACTCTCGCCGAAGTGCCTCACCTTTTCCACTCCTGTCGTAGATTCTGGAGCCCCGGTTTAACTCGGACACGCTGGCCATGCTGCTGAACATCCCCCCACAGAAAACGCTGCTCAGACGCCACCTGACGACCAACTTCAACAGCCTGGTGGGAGCGCGAGCTcagcgagagaagaaggagTACGCAGAAGCAGCGGGGTACTCCCCGCTCAGCATCACATCTAAAGTCAAGGTACGATAACACACGGAGACAACCATGCTGCATtaagaccacacacacagaaaacgtGACATTTCTATAAGGggctctctgttgctgctcccGACTTCACTCACATGCACTGAATCCAGGGTTAAAACGTGGACGCAGGAAAGCACTGCGCACAGGACGAAGGAGCTGCACCCGCCTCCCACTTGCTCTTACACCTGGCGTTACACCTAAAgtttgctcctctcctctcattgcAGCCGAAGAAGTTGGGCTTCTCTAACTTGACTCACCTCAGGAGGAGGCGGCCGGATGAATCCACGGACTACGTCTGCCCTGTCCAGTCGTCCTCACCCGAGTCAGGACCGTCTGCAGTGAACGGGATGCAGGTGCGACCCTACGCAGGCTTTAGAGGCCTGAGCCCCATCCTAGACCGAGACTCTGACCGCAGCAGGGACCCGGTGGGGCTCGACGACAGCAGAGCGGATCCATCGGCGTGACAACTGTGACGACACGGCAGTATTTTGTTGccaccagccaatcagctgtcaCTGCTACTACTCTGCTTCCTTTGCTTGCAGCCCATAATACCTCAGCCCACCCCTGTCCCGCCTCTCTAAAGCTCGCCCAGCAGCCTGACCCTGTGCCTTAAGAGTGAAGCGATTCAGGGACGCCGCCCACTTCGGCCTGCTTGTCATGATGGGTTTACTGACCCCGGGAATTTACACACCCAAAagattttcctttcatttccagCCAGATGCCTAACGAACCTGACCTCGACTTCAAACCTGTGCCATGATCGAACTCTTCATGAGAGAACGCAGCATCTCTCTGGACTCCGCCTCCTgtcgcatcacttcctgtaatCACAGTATATATGGACGTCTGTTGTTATGCAGTGTGAAGCCTTTAGATGATTTGATGTGTGCGAGCGAGTCATTGCGTCATTCCCAACTCTATTTCAGTTCAATACAGTTTTGTCACTTGGTTGCGTTGAAATTGTGCAATGTTTGCACGACTTTACGGAGAgcttttaatttaatatttatggGATTGCAGAGGAAAGGATGAAACGGCACATTTAGATTCAACCTGAGGTGGTGATTTTGTATTGTTACTTTCAGATTTTCTGTAATAGTATTTTTATAGTCGATAAATTCTTGCTCTGCAAAGGAAACttacatgtaaatgtaaaaagatgatCAAatcatttaatgaataaaatcatATGTGTGCAACGATGATTCCTTCTTTCTGAACAGAAGTAGGCATAAAGAACGCCATCctgcattttctttattcttactcatttcatgttttaattgaTGAATGACTCATTAAATCAATGGTAACGCCACAGTCGACCGTCCTAACCTGCTTTTATCACCATCCTCACCATCATTGGTCCTCAGAGGGCCAAGCTGAGCCAAGAGCGCTACTGACCATTACCATGGTAACCTTGTGTAGGTGCATGATGTGGTATGAATCAGCGACTCTGTGTAGTTGAATTTagcagatgaatgaatgcacattgtgtgtgtgtgtgtgtgtgtgtgtgttgcagatggCGAACACAGAGGGTACCATGTTGCAAATAGAAGCTTTGTCTGAAAGCATCAGCAACCTCGCAGTAAGCACCAACACACAAGCTGCTCTTAATGATTCTTGCAGCTGATTGGCTCcccagcagcttcttcttcagctgcagcagaagtcTGAGTCGCTCTGATGAACGATTCTATCCAAAGGACAAACATTTCTAATCACCACAGATCACTAGGAAGGAGTTCTCTGACTTCTGGAGTGAAACCTGTTCGCTGCTGCGACATTTATCTCTTCTCAGACGGATTCCAGTTTGGGCTCTCTTGCTCCTGTTCTGTTTGCTGAAGCGGATCTAAgtataaaacaaatatgtaaATCCATGTCATGGGAGCcacctttattttttctttttcaaagagCAAACACTGTTTATTGGAATTGTCATGGAAACGTAGATACAATTCAAATTGTTACGCTTCCCATTAGACTCGGAGGGAAATGGCAGCTGTGGAAGGAGCTGAGATGGACTCACGCGGCGCTAGTTTGAACTTTGAAGGACacaggaaatgctaatgctgtcAACCAACcccagagacctgcagcagACAACAGACTAACACGTCTAGCAGCAACTGATGCCTCATGTTATACCGAGTGGACGAGTCCACTAGTGTCACCTCTACCACGAAGAGCTGAACTGGTTCCCATCATTCGTCTGAGCATTTGTCGCTGTGCAGCAGAGAACGGGCCAGCGTTAGGTGTCTGTTGTCTGCGTGGAGCAGAATCCACAGTCAGCACGGCTCACCATGGTGTTGATGGAGAGAGCCGGGTTAAAGGCAGAGTCCTGAAATCCCCTGCAAGTTAGACCCAACCTCTAAAGTCGACGGCCCCTGCTACACTGGGACAGGCAACGGTCACAGGGTTCAATGGTAGTAAGATAAAACATGGCCTTCACATGGAACCCAGATGTCAGATGAGAATGAAAAGATTTCCCAAGGTTTTGGCGGCAAAGCTTTCAGAAATAGTCCAGTCCACACAGTTTCCATCAAATAACCAAGGATGCACTCATATCAACGGAATTCTGATTATAATTCGcattactttctttttctttttctttgaatcACGTTAGCGAGTCCTCCCAGAATGAGTGCAGCACCAACATTTGCCCATAAGAGCAGTGACATTAGAAGACGTGCATATAatgtgaacgcacacacacacacacacacacacacagacacacacagcagagagaggTGGCAACAACAGTGCTGCTCATTGTTGATCATCCATGCCAAGCCCAGCTGTCATGCATATGCTCACTATTAGTATCCATTTGGGTTTGAATACCATCATTTGTCTCACAAAGATCTTTCCTTGTTGATAGTGATTAGTGACACAGATGTGCTGtgcagtgtgtgcatgttgcTGCTGCACATTACAGCTAGTTACAGATCACCTTAAAGAAAACCACAATCTGTCGGAAAAAAGAGCTTTGAAGAGTCCTCTCCAACGTAATAACCAGCGTTATAATGCCAGGATGTGTGCGGCCCCACGATGAggtggcggcttgtccagggcgtgccccgcctctcgcccgttgactgccgggataggctccCGCCTGATCcgcaacccggtaacggacaaagcggttcagaatgACTGAAAGAATGACCGCCTCTGTCGTGTCCTAGTGTAGTTTGTGTGTGAACGCCTTCGCCAGCACGTCCCAAGCTGGGACTCGAGACTCTGGACTCTGTGGCCAATCCATCTGTGAAGACAATGTGGCGTCGTCCTGAGCCACTCCTTCACAAGTTGAGCCCGGATGAATCCTGGCATTGCCATCAGGGAAGAAAGCAAGCCATTGTTCATTCAGTATATTCAGGTGGTCAGCTGACCTCGTTCTCTGGCCACATAATGTTCCTGAACCAGCTGTAGCActatccccccacccccacccaggCTGGAACAGTAGGCACTAGGCAGGATCTGCATCTCTTCTCACCCGGATGTGCCCATCGCTCTGGAAAAGGGTCAATCTGGACTCGTCAGACCCGACGGCCTCCTTCCATTCCTCCAGGGTCCAGCCTAGCCTCACTGACTAGTGGCTTACTTGAGGCTACACAGTTGTTCTAGCTTGATGCATGCCAATAACATGACCCTTCTTCAGAACTACAGGATGAGTCGTTCACCAAGGTTGTAGAAGAAATGAAAAGCTTCTCCCTGCAGAGCTGGAGGTAAATAGCTtgttgccagctgaaatataatGGCCCATGCAGCAATTATCCAATAGGATGCGTGTACCTATTTGCTTATTTAAATCCAGCCGGCGacggtttcatttatttttttctggtcAGGCAGTGTTGTATCTTATTTCAGATACCGTTCAGGAtttttgagacttctacatcatgttttgatatttttttctcttcaagATAAATGTAttctaataattaaataattctAAAGTTGGCCCCGATGGTGACGCTAGAGGAAAGGTCAaggtttttttatataatttttttcagaaaataaataaagtcccGGATACATAAACTTTGTCGACAATTCTCTGTAAATTCCCGGGCTCAGATTGACCACAAGGATAAAATGTGTGAGCAATAGTTCAGAATTATACTTTGAAACCAAACGTCTGACACTTCTAGGCAGCAGCTGTCTTCACTTTACCCTGAACTCATGTCTTATGCTCCTTCTTAGCGTCACTATTTGCATTTCCTTCCTGGAGACAGTTCAGCATTTTGTTTACACACGAACCCCCCTCGGGCTCACCGAAGCCTCCGAGTCGCAGCTGCTGCAACCGCTTAACTGGAAAGatgagttttttgttgttgacttgCCTAAAAAATTGACAagttgcacgcacacacaccacacccagCACTGCAGGAACTCCTTCTTCCTACCTGGGATAGAAAATCCTCTTTATTCTCCCAAACGTTCGGCACACGTCAGGAGAGTGAGGACATTCCGGACCAGGGGACAGGAGGCCAGGTCCAGGACTTGGAGCGGCAGAGACTTCCAGACCCGTCCTGGTATGTAAGAGGAATCCCTTGTGAAGCCCTTTATTAACTTAGATCAGTGTATTTCACAGGATGACAGAACATTTGTTGATGATTAAACGTGCACCATGTAGAAATAAGTCATTGGTTGATAAAAGACAGTAGTCATGGTTACATGTGTCACATGTAGTTCAAATTTTACCAACCAGATGTCCATGTCAGATGAAATTATGGCCTCTGATTGTGCAAATTCTGCTCTTACAGTGTATCAGGAAGACTATTTGTTCTCCAAACCTCCGTCATCAGTCCACCATGGGCCAGAGCATCAGCAAACCCACTTCTAACCCCTTTCAGAACTCCACCTTTCTTGCGTCTATCAAGCATGCCTCCTCCAGGGGTCCCACCTTTGAGCAGAACCCGCTCCCTCGTCCGAGCATTTTCTCCACATTGAGGAGGCCCCCCGCTGCCAAACCCAACGATTTCATACCTCTATTCAATGactgcatctctgctgcctCATCCAGAACTCAAGAGTACCTTCTCTTCAAAGATCCAGAGGAAAAGTTCTCCCCGAATCCTGAGGTGTTTACTCAGGTGGGTCTTTTTATTCTCTAAGAAGGAAATGAAGACAGCAGCTGTTCAGCATTTCTCACAAGTCCTCAATATGTGTTGTCCTCCAACAGGTCTTCCTAATGACATACATCTCTCAGAGCGTCAAGCTCAACCTGACAGACACCTTCAACTGCACGGCCATGACCCCCGAGCAGCGCGTCCTGTTGGGGGCTGATTGGGTTTGGGCTGTGCTGGAAAAGCCAACCAAAAACCCTCGGCTCCAAATTGCTGTCCAGGTCCTAAATCTGACCGACAAGGAAACCGCAGAGGAGAGCGACGCTCCTCCCGAGGCCTGCAGCGAGGCTGTCCAGATCGCCCAGCAGGAGTTCAGCGACAAGAACATACATGAGAGGATGGTGGACTTCTGCACCTCCATTGGCAAGGACTGCTACGCGCTGTTCTTGTTCATGGGGAAGAGGAATGACAAGGGGAATATTTACGGCGTGCTAAGCAACAACTTCGATGCGGCCATCGGGAAGTGCAACAAGATTGACAGACCTTTTATCGAGAACTTCTTCAAAGGCTCGCGGTACCTCCACACACCTTCCGGAATGATGCAAGCCATGGTCACCAAGAAAGAGGGAGAGCCGCTCACTCTCATGATTAAATTCAGCTGAATAGACGGGACTCATTAAAGCTAAGACAACGTTATTCAACCACGCGGCAAACGTAAACTGATAGGAATAGAGGAGGCTACTTTGAACTTCTGACTTACGGACCTGTTAACATTGAAAGTTATTTTCAGCCAATCCCATGTCGTTTTAGTGCATCTGACAAGTCAGCTGTTTCTGCTGCGTACGCCCTATCTTCTGCGACAGCATTAACCCGTAGTCGATAACCTGTAGTGAGGTAAGAACAGGCTGAATCCGCTGAAGAAGTAATAGTTTCCACAAACCTAACATGAAGTCTCAAGTTGCAACGAGTGACTGGAAAAGTCAGAGAATCTTTACGGATTGTTCTTTTTAGCAGGGACAATTATgcagttaaataaatgtgttgatCCCTGCTAAAATCATTGAGTAAAAATAATTCATAATTCTTTAAAATATCAACGTGGAGTTTTACATCAACAAGTCAAACGGTCCAGATTGGACCGTTTGACTTGTGAAGATTTAAGTaatgactagaaaagcactctgagagcacagacctccgccaagcagctcattcccctcaaaattagatttacaccatccacatggagaactggatcatcaccaaaaggttctaaattgttcttggtacacaccaaccatgaaaaataaaattgaatcggagttgatgtgctttttgaactgatttttgaacCCTAAAtagtgttttcaatgttaaaatgttatattttttcctggcgtcattctggatcggatcttCTTCTTTCGGTTTGTCCCAtcaggcgtcgccacagcaaatcaaccttctagtcgattgcatgcttaattctggtaaagttttacgccggatgccattcctgctgcaaccctctgcat
The sequence above is drawn from the Brachionichthys hirsutus isolate HB-005 chromosome 5, CSIRO-AGI_Bhir_v1, whole genome shotgun sequence genome and encodes:
- the rep15 gene encoding rab15 effector protein; this translates as MGQSISKPTSNPFQNSTFLASIKHASSRGPTFEQNPLPRPSIFSTLRRPPAAKPNDFIPLFNDCISAASSRTQEYLLFKDPEEKFSPNPEVFTQVFLMTYISQSVKLNLTDTFNCTAMTPEQRVLLGADWVWAVLEKPTKNPRLQIAVQVLNLTDKETAEESDAPPEACSEAVQIAQQEFSDKNIHERMVDFCTSIGKDCYALFLFMGKRNDKGNIYGVLSNNFDAAIGKCNKIDRPFIENFFKGSRYLHTPSGMMQAMVTKKEGEPLTLMIKFS